The following coding sequences are from one Planctomonas sp. JC2975 window:
- a CDS encoding sugar ABC transporter substrate-binding protein: MSSSISRRRALQLFGLAAALPAAASLAACSSGGSGSSGSRKLTFVFYGNASQQKAVQAEYSGFVKANPKVQFAAQGIAAQNWAGFANTVATRIAGGAAPDVIDIATEGLGIFRSKKLIEDLETNISKDKAAIDDYYADIDPTYKKWSDEYGNPGGKTYYMPGGFNTVCLYCNKDVFAQAGVDLPGTDDWTWDDFEAAAEKIKSKTGAYILPFGSAQFTDIMPWLLSNGASTLNESWTKPVIDSPEAIEAAEFCKSMVDKGYSPKPGGNFDAATQLAQGKLAALAGGRWPTIDMIRLKLVDKVQIVKMPKKKQLGTPIGWDAFPILTSSQNKDDAWSFIKYLTTKEAGQDFAKVGGTNIPARKSIALSDTFLNGAPKGSELLYQAASYATPVPSPNRGAESQQAVEQTWLKILTGGVAADAGLKQLSTTLAGLL; the protein is encoded by the coding sequence ATGTCCTCCTCAATCAGCCGGCGACGCGCTCTTCAACTGTTCGGGCTGGCAGCGGCTCTGCCGGCTGCCGCATCGCTGGCGGCGTGCTCGTCCGGCGGGTCCGGCTCCAGTGGATCGCGCAAGCTGACATTCGTCTTCTACGGCAACGCGAGCCAGCAGAAGGCCGTGCAAGCCGAATACTCCGGCTTCGTGAAGGCGAACCCGAAGGTGCAGTTCGCCGCCCAGGGCATCGCGGCGCAGAACTGGGCAGGATTCGCCAACACCGTCGCCACCCGGATCGCGGGCGGTGCCGCACCGGACGTGATCGACATAGCAACGGAGGGCCTCGGCATCTTCCGCTCGAAGAAGCTGATCGAAGACCTCGAGACGAACATCTCCAAGGACAAGGCGGCGATCGACGACTACTACGCGGACATCGACCCGACGTACAAGAAGTGGAGCGACGAGTACGGCAACCCCGGCGGCAAGACGTATTACATGCCGGGGGGCTTCAACACCGTGTGCCTCTACTGCAACAAGGACGTGTTCGCGCAGGCCGGCGTCGACCTCCCCGGAACCGACGACTGGACGTGGGACGACTTCGAGGCGGCCGCGGAGAAGATCAAGAGCAAGACCGGCGCATACATCCTTCCGTTCGGAAGCGCTCAGTTCACCGACATCATGCCCTGGCTGCTGAGCAACGGTGCCAGCACCCTCAACGAGTCCTGGACCAAGCCGGTCATCGACTCTCCGGAGGCGATCGAAGCCGCAGAGTTCTGCAAATCGATGGTGGACAAGGGCTACTCCCCTAAGCCCGGCGGCAATTTCGATGCAGCGACGCAACTCGCCCAAGGCAAACTCGCCGCGCTCGCCGGAGGCCGCTGGCCGACGATCGACATGATCCGACTGAAGCTGGTCGACAAGGTGCAGATCGTGAAGATGCCAAAGAAGAAGCAGCTCGGTACGCCGATCGGATGGGACGCGTTCCCGATCCTCACGTCGTCGCAGAACAAGGACGACGCATGGTCGTTCATCAAGTACCTCACCACGAAGGAAGCCGGGCAGGACTTCGCCAAGGTGGGCGGGACGAACATTCCGGCGCGCAAGTCGATCGCGCTCAGCGACACGTTCCTCAACGGCGCACCGAAAGGCAGCGAACTGCTCTACCAGGCCGCCTCGTACGCCACCCCGGTTCCCTCGCCGAACCGCGGTGCGGAGAGCCAGCAGGCCGTTGAACAGACCTGGCTGAAGATCCTCACCGGCGGCGTGGCAGCTGATGCTGGTCTCAAGCAGCTCAGCACCACCCTTGCGGGACTGCTGTGA
- a CDS encoding sugar ABC transporter permease — protein sequence MTTLTTSASTRRPVRRGDQNVARGYRPPAWLGYAFISPAMIFFLVFIAGPFVVAIALAFFKWDLLTPAQPAGLSNFARLFTDPLLGRTLLTTFAFALASVFTHVIGGLLLALAVNRVANRAVSYFARASVFFPFLISWAAVALLWKYVLDPSFGYIAFYLGQLGIPSPQWFTDPAWSLPAIIGIDFWHTIGYTFIIMLAGLQTVPNELIEAAKTDGASNRQVFFNVTIPLMSPTIFFATVITFIGAFQIFDPMQIITQGGPDNSTMSIVMYLYQTGIQAFDIGYASAIALLVFVIIMGVTALQFWGSRKWVYEQ from the coding sequence GTGACGACCTTGACCACGTCGGCCAGCACCAGGAGGCCGGTACGCCGCGGCGACCAGAATGTCGCGCGAGGCTATCGGCCTCCTGCCTGGTTGGGCTATGCCTTCATCAGCCCGGCGATGATCTTCTTCCTCGTGTTCATAGCCGGTCCCTTCGTCGTCGCGATCGCACTCGCATTCTTCAAATGGGACCTGCTCACGCCTGCGCAACCCGCAGGGCTGTCGAACTTCGCACGGCTCTTCACCGATCCGCTGCTCGGGCGAACGCTCCTCACCACATTCGCATTCGCATTGGCATCCGTCTTCACTCACGTCATCGGCGGACTTCTCCTGGCACTTGCGGTGAACAGGGTGGCGAACCGGGCGGTGTCGTACTTCGCCAGAGCGTCGGTGTTCTTCCCGTTCCTCATCTCCTGGGCGGCCGTCGCCCTGCTGTGGAAATACGTTCTCGACCCGAGCTTCGGCTACATCGCCTTCTACCTCGGGCAGCTCGGCATTCCATCGCCGCAGTGGTTCACCGATCCTGCGTGGTCGCTACCGGCGATCATCGGCATCGACTTCTGGCACACCATCGGCTACACGTTCATCATCATGCTGGCCGGTTTGCAGACCGTGCCCAACGAGTTGATCGAAGCGGCTAAGACCGACGGGGCGTCGAATCGGCAGGTCTTCTTCAACGTCACGATCCCGCTGATGTCACCCACCATCTTCTTCGCCACCGTGATCACCTTCATCGGCGCCTTCCAGATCTTCGACCCCATGCAGATCATCACGCAGGGCGGGCCGGACAACTCGACGATGTCGATCGTCATGTACCTGTACCAGACCGGAATCCAGGCCTTCGACATCGGGTACGCCTCGGCGATCGCGCTGCTCGTGTTCGTCATCATCATGGGCGTCACCGCCCTTCAGTTCTGGGGATCACGAAAGTGGGTGTACGAGCAATGA
- a CDS encoding carbohydrate ABC transporter permease, with product MTAPIATMDVTPGKSGRARRRRRFSTGSIVLDIVLVVIGILMVSPLVWLISTSLTDASQAFALPPTWIPIPFSVDNFAQVFGLIPFGQMFLNSIIVATLSTAGSLLTSILAAYAFSRLQFRGRQTIFVGILSALMVPVQLTIIPVFILMRTLHLVDTLTALWLPAFINVFAIFFLRQYFNTIPRELDEAARIDGAGHLWILFRMLVPLSGPAISALIILNFQAAWNDYFGPLIFLSSPQNMTLPIGLVTLQSGQGGGPAVIVFAAITMVVVPVLVLFLVFQRSFVSSIASSGIRG from the coding sequence ATGACGGCTCCCATCGCGACGATGGACGTCACGCCAGGGAAAAGCGGCCGGGCGCGGCGCCGACGGCGCTTCAGCACGGGCTCGATCGTTCTCGACATCGTGCTCGTCGTCATCGGCATCCTTATGGTGTCGCCGCTCGTCTGGCTGATCTCGACCAGCCTCACGGATGCATCGCAGGCGTTCGCACTTCCGCCGACGTGGATACCCATCCCATTCAGCGTCGACAACTTCGCTCAGGTGTTCGGACTGATCCCGTTCGGGCAGATGTTCCTCAACAGCATCATCGTGGCGACATTGAGCACCGCCGGATCGCTGCTCACGAGCATCCTGGCCGCTTACGCATTCTCCCGGCTGCAGTTCCGGGGCCGGCAGACCATTTTCGTCGGCATCCTGAGCGCGCTGATGGTGCCCGTGCAGCTCACGATCATCCCGGTGTTCATCCTGATGCGCACATTGCACCTGGTCGACACGCTGACCGCGCTGTGGTTGCCTGCGTTCATCAACGTGTTCGCCATCTTCTTCCTGCGGCAGTACTTCAACACGATTCCGCGGGAGCTCGACGAAGCGGCACGCATCGATGGCGCCGGGCATCTGTGGATCCTCTTCCGAATGCTGGTGCCGCTGTCCGGTCCCGCGATCTCGGCGCTGATCATTCTGAACTTCCAGGCCGCGTGGAACGACTACTTCGGCCCGCTGATCTTCCTGAGCAGTCCACAGAACATGACGCTCCCGATCGGACTCGTGACTCTTCAGAGTGGGCAAGGAGGCGGCCCCGCCGTTATCGTGTTCGCCGCCATCACGATGGTCGTCGTTCCTGTGCTCGTTCTGTTCCTGGTCTTTCAGCGCAGTTTCGTCTCGAGCATCGCATCCAGCGGGATCCGCGGATGA
- a CDS encoding carbohydrate ABC transporter permease, giving the protein MTSDIATRTTTGSTLHDGARPAAPRRKPGREKKWTKKSTTLFVVGVVIAIVTIFPLAYMVLSSFKTEADIYGTSLLPPHWTFENYVYVFTQVPFARYMFNSFFVSAFVTVVALLFHSMAAYALARLRFKGRETVFLIMFSTLLVSLPVVLIPEFEVVRLLGMLDSYWGLIVPSLFSAFGIFLLRQFYISLPDELEEAALIDGAGYWRIYWNVILPLFRPVLAALAVFFFLANWNSFVWPLTITSNPDLRVVQVGISTFHQQYASSESYIVAASTVAAIPTLLLFFFFQRQITESIKTSGFK; this is encoded by the coding sequence ATGACGAGTGACATCGCCACCCGTACAACAACGGGCTCGACCCTGCACGACGGAGCCCGGCCTGCCGCTCCGCGCCGCAAGCCGGGGCGCGAGAAGAAGTGGACGAAGAAGAGCACGACCCTCTTCGTCGTGGGCGTCGTGATCGCCATCGTGACGATCTTTCCGCTTGCCTACATGGTGCTGAGCTCCTTCAAGACCGAGGCCGACATCTACGGCACGTCACTTCTTCCGCCGCATTGGACCTTCGAGAACTACGTTTACGTCTTCACGCAGGTGCCGTTCGCCCGATACATGTTCAACAGCTTCTTCGTATCGGCGTTCGTGACCGTCGTCGCGTTGCTGTTCCATTCGATGGCCGCTTATGCGCTCGCTCGCCTGCGGTTCAAGGGCCGTGAGACCGTCTTCCTCATCATGTTCTCGACCCTCCTGGTCAGCCTCCCCGTCGTGCTCATTCCCGAGTTCGAGGTCGTGCGCCTGCTCGGTATGCTCGACAGCTACTGGGGTCTGATCGTCCCGTCACTGTTCAGCGCGTTCGGCATCTTCCTGCTCCGGCAGTTCTACATCTCGCTTCCGGACGAGCTCGAAGAGGCCGCACTGATCGATGGCGCCGGGTACTGGCGGATCTACTGGAATGTCATCCTGCCCTTGTTCCGTCCGGTCCTGGCCGCGCTCGCCGTCTTCTTCTTCCTGGCGAACTGGAACTCGTTCGTCTGGCCGCTGACCATCACCTCGAATCCGGACCTCCGTGTCGTGCAGGTAGGCATCTCCACGTTCCATCAGCAGTACGCATCGTCAGAGAGCTACATCGTCGCGGCGTCGACGGTGGCAGCGATTCCCACCCTGCTGCTGTTCTTCTTCTTCCAGCGCCAGATCACGGAGTCGATCAAGACCTCCGGCTTCAAGTGA
- a CDS encoding sugar ABC transporter permease gives MTATVRAGTIETNGSRRSATDSSKERRRSARARREGLAALLFLLPDSLGLLIFVFIPMVIAIVLGFFRLDGFGNISFVGFGNYIRMAQDPQFLQSAGITALYLVILVPAIFVVGLLLALLVQQRIPFIGVIRSALFAPYVISLVVVGLMWQFMLADKVGVVNQFLSAFGVHGISWLGDPHYTLGTVVVISIWFQMGYYMIIFLSGLQDIPAELYESARIDGAGAWQRFWNITWPMLRPTSLFVFVTATIAVITGGFDLIYILTGGGPAGTTSLLIFYIYQQAFLYGEYGYAAAIGSVLVLVLLIWSAFMFRITKGGRIDDE, from the coding sequence ATGACCGCCACAGTACGGGCGGGCACGATCGAGACGAACGGGTCACGGCGTTCCGCCACCGACTCATCCAAGGAGAGGCGACGATCGGCTCGCGCACGGCGCGAAGGCCTCGCGGCATTGCTGTTCCTCCTGCCTGACTCGCTCGGCCTGCTGATCTTCGTGTTCATCCCGATGGTGATCGCCATCGTGCTCGGCTTCTTCCGGCTCGACGGTTTCGGCAACATCTCGTTCGTCGGGTTCGGGAACTACATCCGTATGGCGCAGGATCCGCAGTTCCTCCAGAGCGCAGGAATCACCGCGCTCTACCTCGTGATCCTGGTGCCGGCGATCTTCGTCGTCGGCCTCCTGCTCGCCCTGCTGGTGCAGCAGCGCATCCCCTTCATCGGGGTGATCAGGAGTGCCCTGTTCGCTCCGTACGTGATCAGCCTTGTCGTCGTCGGACTGATGTGGCAGTTCATGCTGGCGGACAAGGTCGGAGTAGTGAACCAGTTCCTGTCCGCGTTCGGCGTGCACGGGATCTCCTGGCTCGGCGACCCGCACTACACCTTGGGGACCGTTGTGGTGATCAGCATCTGGTTCCAGATGGGCTACTACATGATCATCTTCCTGTCGGGGCTGCAGGACATTCCCGCCGAGCTGTACGAGTCCGCTCGCATCGACGGCGCCGGCGCGTGGCAGCGGTTCTGGAACATCACCTGGCCGATGCTCCGGCCGACGTCTCTCTTCGTGTTCGTCACCGCGACGATCGCTGTGATCACCGGTGGCTTCGACCTGATCTACATCCTCACCGGGGGTGGACCGGCAGGAACGACGTCGCTCCTTATCTTCTACATCTACCAACAGGCCTTCCTTTACGGCGAGTACGGCTACGCCGCTGCCATCGGCTCGGTGCTGGTGCTGGTGCTGCTCATCTGGTCGGCGTTCATGTTCCGCATCACGAAAGGAGGGCGGATCGATGACGAGTGA
- a CDS encoding extracellular solute-binding protein encodes MWQSGIWQVAGFRGSHPKFDYGLFPLPTPPGGETKTVMGGWAWCVNARGRNPEAAAKFVVDTVGSMSESSIQRIYDWCTVAKSDMPPRKSVDKLMVERGALENDKLKYFHDVILPTGRGEPRYPPVVYKAISDAIGQVQAAGGDARAQADRAQTAITAFMQTYQGGTLL; translated from the coding sequence ATGTGGCAGTCCGGAATCTGGCAGGTGGCGGGATTCCGCGGAAGTCACCCCAAGTTCGACTACGGATTGTTTCCGCTCCCCACTCCGCCCGGTGGTGAGACGAAGACGGTCATGGGCGGCTGGGCCTGGTGCGTCAACGCGCGAGGGCGCAATCCCGAGGCGGCCGCGAAGTTCGTCGTCGACACCGTCGGCAGCATGAGCGAGTCGAGCATCCAGCGCATCTACGACTGGTGCACCGTCGCGAAGTCGGACATGCCCCCTCGCAAGTCCGTCGACAAGCTCATGGTCGAGCGCGGCGCTCTCGAGAACGACAAGCTCAAGTACTTCCACGACGTGATCCTGCCCACCGGTCGCGGCGAGCCGCGCTATCCACCTGTCGTCTACAAGGCCATCTCCGACGCGATCGGGCAGGTACAGGCGGCCGGCGGCGATGCGCGCGCACAGGCCGACCGAGCCCAGACGGCCATCACAGCATTCATGCAGACCTACCAAGGAGGGACGCTGCTATGA
- a CDS encoding extracellular solute-binding protein: MVHTEAFSRRTLFKAAAMTTAAAAGLSLAGCSTKASRSSEPLQFWQFYAPQTQTAADLKAQNDWFQKAVSDWNAKNDQKVENVFIPSFTDPSNTRLATAFASGDGPDIFLISPGDFLRYYNGGALLDLAPYMTQEAIDDFNPNILATRRVGKGVYGLPMEVEPLAMYYSIPAWEKAHLSEGDIPTTWDQMLDVARKLTTDSQSGLVFETVPGYFQNFTWYPWMWQGNGDVVDARQRPSFDSDAVVQALDLFGRSVRSGVAPRTDPAAGDLPGAFAEGIRRGIRRDVAVRNLAGGGIPRKSPQVRLRIVSAPHSARW, from the coding sequence ATGGTGCACACCGAAGCGTTCTCGAGGCGCACGCTGTTCAAGGCGGCGGCAATGACGACGGCGGCTGCGGCCGGTCTATCGCTCGCCGGTTGCTCGACCAAGGCATCCCGTTCCAGCGAACCTTTGCAGTTCTGGCAGTTCTATGCGCCGCAGACGCAGACCGCGGCGGACCTCAAGGCGCAGAACGACTGGTTCCAGAAGGCCGTCTCTGACTGGAACGCGAAGAACGACCAGAAGGTCGAGAACGTCTTCATTCCGAGCTTCACGGATCCGAGCAACACGCGTCTAGCAACGGCCTTCGCCTCCGGTGACGGTCCCGACATCTTCCTGATCAGTCCGGGTGACTTCCTCCGCTATTACAACGGCGGCGCTCTCCTCGATCTGGCGCCGTACATGACGCAGGAGGCGATCGACGACTTCAACCCGAACATCCTCGCCACTCGCCGAGTCGGCAAGGGCGTCTACGGGCTGCCGATGGAGGTTGAGCCGCTCGCGATGTACTACAGCATCCCGGCGTGGGAGAAGGCCCATCTCAGCGAGGGCGACATTCCGACGACATGGGATCAGATGCTCGACGTCGCGCGCAAGCTCACAACGGACTCGCAGTCGGGCCTGGTCTTCGAAACGGTGCCGGGGTACTTCCAGAACTTCACCTGGTACCCGTGGATGTGGCAGGGGAACGGCGACGTGGTGGATGCCCGCCAGAGGCCGTCGTTCGACAGTGACGCGGTCGTGCAGGCACTGGACCTCTTCGGCCGTTCGGTACGATCCGGCGTCGCGCCGCGAACGGACCCTGCCGCAGGAGATTTGCCGGGGGCATTCGCCGAGGGCATTCGCCGAGGGATACGCCGCGATGTGGCAGTCCGGAATCTGGCAGGTGGCGGGATTCCGCGGAAGTCACCCCAAGTTCGACTACGGATTGTTTCCGCTCCCCACTCCGCCCGGTGGTGA
- a CDS encoding LacI family DNA-binding transcriptional regulator: MATIYEVAARAGVSAATVSRVFNGMNVSAEKSRLVRKAADELDFTPNRTARTLRKRNSEVLALVIPDIENPFFTSLARGVEDVAHEAGYSVVLCNSDGDRDKEAKYLDIAISEDMGGVIIAAADEHSDIGSLLKRGRPVVAVDRSPHGADIDAVTVDNRAGGRAATQALFEQGYSRVACITGPADVETAIQRADGWRIALAEAGADFDPGDYLIHADFRVDGGRDAMRSLLDGKNPPDSVFVANNLMSVGALQVLIERRQMPPAVGMASFGDLPFAALAPAGITVVHLPSRHLGVTAATMLLERIKGDKQPARTVVLRNTLSAPGASASPDDASGGLTFAS; this comes from the coding sequence ATGGCCACGATCTACGAAGTCGCTGCGCGCGCCGGTGTTTCCGCGGCGACGGTCTCACGCGTGTTCAACGGGATGAATGTCTCGGCAGAGAAGTCCCGCCTGGTGCGCAAGGCCGCGGACGAGCTGGACTTCACACCGAATCGCACGGCCAGAACACTCCGCAAGCGCAACTCCGAAGTTCTCGCACTGGTCATTCCGGACATCGAGAACCCGTTCTTCACCTCGCTCGCACGCGGTGTGGAGGACGTGGCGCACGAAGCCGGCTACTCGGTCGTGCTCTGCAATTCGGACGGCGACCGCGACAAGGAGGCGAAGTATCTCGATATCGCGATCAGCGAGGACATGGGCGGCGTGATCATAGCGGCCGCGGATGAGCACAGCGACATCGGAAGCCTGCTCAAGCGCGGCAGACCCGTGGTCGCCGTCGACAGGAGCCCGCACGGTGCCGACATTGACGCGGTCACCGTGGACAACCGGGCCGGTGGACGCGCGGCAACGCAGGCGCTCTTCGAGCAGGGCTACTCCCGGGTGGCGTGCATCACAGGACCGGCAGACGTGGAGACCGCCATTCAGCGAGCGGACGGATGGCGCATAGCGCTCGCCGAGGCGGGAGCGGACTTCGACCCGGGGGACTATCTCATCCATGCCGACTTCCGCGTCGACGGAGGACGCGATGCGATGCGGTCTCTGCTCGACGGCAAGAACCCCCCGGACAGCGTGTTCGTGGCGAACAACCTGATGAGCGTCGGCGCGCTCCAGGTGCTGATCGAGCGCAGACAGATGCCTCCCGCCGTGGGCATGGCGAGCTTCGGAGACCTTCCGTTCGCGGCGCTGGCGCCGGCGGGCATCACTGTCGTGCATCTTCCGTCGCGGCACCTAGGGGTGACGGCCGCGACCATGCTGCTCGAGCGCATCAAGGGCGACAAGCAGCCGGCGCGAACAGTCGTGCTCCGCAACACTCTGTCCGCACCCGGCGCTTCCGCCTCGCCGGACGACGCGTCGGGCGGCCTCACCTTCGCTTCCTGA
- a CDS encoding glycoside hydrolase family 172 protein, producing the protein MTIGDLASLARLHQVQTRSISPENFDGSVAGGGRAIEGTGAECARDLGPGWKISPSIDIDAGETFELAAIAGPGKIQHIWITTHTDNWRTLLFRAYWDGADEPAIEVPYGDFFCNGWGRFAQVNSQVIAANPHGGFNSYWPMPFRDGARLSLENLSDAPVRVYYQVTYEIGGDYSSDGYLHAQWRRSNPLEYLKSHVLLDGIEGAGQYVGTYIAWGVNSAGWWGEGEIKFYLDSDEEYPTICGTGTEDYFGGAWNFDIPGKGYTEFSTPYLGMPQVIRPDGLYDSQQRFGMYRWHLNDPIRFSERLRVDIQALGWRSGWRYLPLRDDIASTSLFYLDRPTARRPKTPSADDLEVHLGREAVPDLGATPPRTP; encoded by the coding sequence TTGACTATCGGCGACCTCGCCTCGCTCGCCCGTCTGCACCAGGTGCAGACCCGCTCCATCAGCCCGGAGAACTTCGACGGTTCGGTCGCCGGCGGTGGCCGTGCCATCGAGGGAACGGGCGCCGAGTGCGCCCGCGACCTCGGGCCCGGATGGAAGATCTCACCGAGCATCGACATCGACGCGGGCGAGACCTTCGAGCTGGCGGCCATCGCAGGCCCGGGAAAGATCCAGCACATCTGGATCACGACCCACACAGACAACTGGCGCACCCTTCTCTTCCGTGCGTACTGGGACGGTGCCGATGAACCGGCCATCGAAGTTCCCTACGGCGACTTCTTCTGCAACGGGTGGGGCAGGTTCGCGCAGGTGAACTCGCAGGTCATCGCCGCCAACCCGCACGGCGGTTTCAACTCGTACTGGCCGATGCCGTTCCGCGATGGCGCTCGCCTCTCCCTGGAGAACCTCTCGGACGCCCCCGTTCGCGTCTACTACCAGGTCACCTACGAGATCGGCGGGGACTATTCGAGCGACGGATACCTGCACGCACAGTGGCGACGCAGCAATCCCCTCGAGTACCTGAAGTCGCACGTGCTGCTCGACGGCATCGAGGGCGCCGGTCAGTACGTTGGCACCTACATCGCGTGGGGCGTGAACAGCGCGGGTTGGTGGGGCGAGGGCGAGATCAAGTTCTACCTCGACTCGGACGAGGAGTATCCGACCATCTGCGGCACCGGAACAGAGGACTACTTCGGCGGAGCCTGGAACTTCGACATTCCCGGCAAGGGCTACACCGAGTTCTCCACTCCCTATCTGGGCATGCCGCAGGTCATCCGGCCGGACGGACTGTATGACAGCCAGCAACGATTCGGCATGTACCGGTGGCATCTGAACGACCCGATCCGCTTCTCCGAACGCCTGCGGGTGGATATCCAGGCGCTCGGTTGGCGAAGCGGATGGCGCTACCTGCCGCTCCGCGACGACATCGCGTCGACCTCGCTGTTCTACCTCGACCGCCCGACTGCGCGACGTCCGAAGACGCCGTCTGCCGACGACCTGGAGGTTCACTTGGGCCGCGAGGCCGTCCCGGACCTCGGGGCCACCCCACCGCGGACTCCGTAG
- a CDS encoding DUF4185 domain-containing protein: MAHRPHAGGLSAQARRVARSAGAVGLVVVAVLAFTGCSKDVGTMLSTQDRPSALAGVANVHRVSQITGPDSPNRTGRYEIAGQDLGSMFQADGKTWFVFGDTFGQRDPGMTGGGGTEWRSNAIAYTSDADPNDGIRLDGYIVDEQGWAKELIPSKKEDGVEMTTIPTYGFEANGTMYLDYMSVRHWGDAGEWETNYSGLAKSTDHGQTWRKLPSPRWSGKGGFVQVSVTKVGDELYFWGVTHGRNGPVKLMKVAERDVEKQSAYRYFTGTDADGAPRWSDDVDEAGIVADGTVGELSVAWNDYLQRWLMTYTDGGGRGALISDSAHPWGPWSSPKTLVSSSAVPGLYAPFQLPQYTENGGRTVYFTLSVWGPYNVYWYRADLVKKG, from the coding sequence ATGGCACATCGTCCGCATGCAGGAGGACTCTCAGCGCAGGCGCGCCGGGTCGCGCGTTCCGCTGGAGCTGTGGGGCTCGTGGTCGTAGCGGTGCTCGCCTTCACCGGGTGCTCGAAGGACGTCGGAACGATGCTGTCGACCCAGGACCGTCCGTCTGCCCTGGCCGGCGTGGCGAATGTGCACCGTGTCTCCCAGATCACCGGACCGGACTCGCCCAACCGAACCGGGCGATACGAGATCGCCGGCCAGGACCTCGGGTCCATGTTCCAGGCGGACGGCAAGACCTGGTTCGTGTTCGGCGACACGTTCGGTCAGCGTGACCCTGGCATGACCGGCGGCGGCGGAACCGAATGGCGCTCGAACGCGATCGCGTACACGAGTGACGCGGACCCGAACGACGGCATCCGCCTCGACGGTTACATCGTCGACGAGCAGGGATGGGCGAAGGAGCTCATCCCGTCGAAGAAGGAGGACGGCGTCGAGATGACGACGATCCCGACCTACGGCTTCGAAGCGAACGGAACCATGTATCTCGACTACATGTCCGTGCGGCACTGGGGCGATGCGGGTGAATGGGAGACGAACTACTCCGGGCTCGCCAAGTCCACCGACCACGGTCAGACCTGGAGGAAGCTTCCGTCGCCGCGCTGGAGTGGCAAAGGCGGTTTCGTGCAGGTGAGCGTGACGAAAGTCGGCGACGAGCTGTACTTCTGGGGCGTGACGCATGGACGGAACGGACCGGTGAAACTGATGAAGGTCGCAGAGCGCGACGTCGAGAAGCAGAGTGCCTATCGCTACTTCACGGGTACGGATGCAGACGGTGCGCCGCGATGGAGCGACGATGTCGACGAGGCGGGGATCGTCGCCGACGGGACGGTCGGCGAGCTGTCCGTCGCGTGGAACGATTACCTGCAGAGATGGCTGATGACGTACACCGATGGTGGCGGTCGGGGAGCCCTGATCAGTGACAGCGCGCATCCGTGGGGACCGTGGTCGTCTCCGAAGACCCTGGTCTCCTCGTCTGCGGTGCCCGGGTTGTATGCGCCGTTCCAGCTTCCGCAGTACACCGAGAACGGCGGCAGGACGGTCTACTTCACCCTGTCGGTGTGGGGACCGTACAACGTGTACTGGTACCGGGCCGACCTCGTGAAGAAGGGCTGA